The Ciconia boyciana chromosome 22, ASM3463844v1, whole genome shotgun sequence genome has a window encoding:
- the NT5C3B gene encoding 7-methylguanosine phosphate-specific 5'-nucleotidase isoform X3: protein MVISDFDMTLSRFGCNGRRCPTSHNILDNSRVISEDGKKKLKDLLHYYYPIEIDPNRTPAEKCPLMVEWWTKAHELLSQQKIQKGDIAQIVRESDVMLRDGFNELFDQLHKYNVPLFIFSAGVGDILEEIIRQANVFYSNVNVVSNYMDFDDNGVLMCFKGPLIHTYNKNNSVLQGTEYFQQLSTRTSIILLGDSMGDLTMADGVPSVENILKIGFLNDKVEEQRGKYLDAYDIVLESDETLDVVNGILRYILIET, encoded by the exons aTG GTCATTTCTGACTTCGACATGACGCTGAGCAGGTTTGGGTGCAACGGCAGACGCTGTCCCACTTCGCACA ATATCCTTGATAACAGTCGTGTTATCAGTGAGGATGGCAAGAAGAAG CTGAAAGATCTGCTGCACTATTACTATCCCATTGAAATCGATCCCAACCGGACCCCGGCAGAGAAATGTCCCCTCATGGTGGAGTG GTGGACCAAGGCCCACGAGCTGCTGTCGCAGCAGAAGATCCAGAAGGGTGACATAGCCCAGATAGTCAGAGAATCGGACGTGATGCTGAG GGATGGATTCAATGAATTATTTGATCAGCTGCATAAGTACAACGTCCCCTTGTTCATCTTCTCTGCTGGCGTCGGCGACATCCTTGAAGAGATTATCCGTCAGGCCAACGTCTTCTACTCAAACGTCAATGTGGTGTCCAACTACATGGACTTCGACGATAAT GGAGTCCTCATGTGTTTCAAGGGACCTCTCATCCACACCTACAACAAGAACAACAGCGTCCTGCAGGGTACGGAGTAtttccagcagctgagcacTAGGACGAGCATCATCTTGCTGGGGGACTCCATGGGTGATCTGACGATGGCAGATGGTGTTCCCAGTGTGGAGAACATCCTCAAGATTGGCTTTCTCAATGACAAG GtggaagagcagagggggaAGTACCTGGATGCCTACGACATTGTGCTGGAGAGCGATGAGACGCTGGATGTGGTCAACGGGATTCTCCGGTACATCCTTATCGAGACGTGA
- the NT5C3B gene encoding 7-methylguanosine phosphate-specific 5'-nucleotidase isoform X1, protein MVPELQKATVRIQQPERVMGIIRSLREQGMNKLQVISDFDMTLSRFGCNGRRCPTSHNILDNSRVISEDGKKKLKDLLHYYYPIEIDPNRTPAEKCPLMVEWWTKAHELLSQQKIQKGDIAQIVRESDVMLRDGFNELFDQLHKYNVPLFIFSAGVGDILEEIIRQANVFYSNVNVVSNYMDFDDNGVLMCFKGPLIHTYNKNNSVLQGTEYFQQLSTRTSIILLGDSMGDLTMADGVPSVENILKIGFLNDKVEEQRGKYLDAYDIVLESDETLDVVNGILRYILIET, encoded by the exons aTG GTGCCCGAGCTGCAGAAGGCCACGGTCCGCATACAGCAACCGGAGCGCGTGATGGGGATAATCCGGTCCCTCAGGGAGCAGGGGATGAACAAGCTGCAG GTCATTTCTGACTTCGACATGACGCTGAGCAGGTTTGGGTGCAACGGCAGACGCTGTCCCACTTCGCACA ATATCCTTGATAACAGTCGTGTTATCAGTGAGGATGGCAAGAAGAAG CTGAAAGATCTGCTGCACTATTACTATCCCATTGAAATCGATCCCAACCGGACCCCGGCAGAGAAATGTCCCCTCATGGTGGAGTG GTGGACCAAGGCCCACGAGCTGCTGTCGCAGCAGAAGATCCAGAAGGGTGACATAGCCCAGATAGTCAGAGAATCGGACGTGATGCTGAG GGATGGATTCAATGAATTATTTGATCAGCTGCATAAGTACAACGTCCCCTTGTTCATCTTCTCTGCTGGCGTCGGCGACATCCTTGAAGAGATTATCCGTCAGGCCAACGTCTTCTACTCAAACGTCAATGTGGTGTCCAACTACATGGACTTCGACGATAAT GGAGTCCTCATGTGTTTCAAGGGACCTCTCATCCACACCTACAACAAGAACAACAGCGTCCTGCAGGGTACGGAGTAtttccagcagctgagcacTAGGACGAGCATCATCTTGCTGGGGGACTCCATGGGTGATCTGACGATGGCAGATGGTGTTCCCAGTGTGGAGAACATCCTCAAGATTGGCTTTCTCAATGACAAG GtggaagagcagagggggaAGTACCTGGATGCCTACGACATTGTGCTGGAGAGCGATGAGACGCTGGATGTGGTCAACGGGATTCTCCGGTACATCCTTATCGAGACGTGA
- the KLHL11 gene encoding kelch-like protein 11 codes for MSDKMAAAAASPQPQPGPGPPAAEAESGGPRGGGVDGEAEAEEFGCPAHCSDLAWRQNEQRRHGLYCDITLAFGGGRPGAAREYRAHRSVLAAATEYFTPLLSGGFAESRSGRVELQKWSSEGGPDPDTVEAVVGFMYTGTIRVSPGNVHEVLEMADRFLLTRLKEFCGEFLKKKLNLSNCVAVHSLAHMYSLNQLALKAQDMIRRNFHKVIQDEEFYTLPFHLIRDWLSDSEITVDSEEILFETVLKWVQKNPEEREKYFEDLFKLLRLSQMKPTYLTRHVKSERLVSSNEACVKLVSEAVESHALRSENLQSGNLQHSACPVALLPRFGQNMDVIMVIGGVSEGGDYLSECVGYFIDEDRWVNLPHIHNHLDGHAVAVTESYVYVAGSMEPGFAKTVERYNPNRNIWEQVSNLITRKHSFGLTEVKGNLYSIGGHGNFSPGFKDVAIYNPEQDKWLNLESAPKILRDVKAVSVEDRFVYVAARTPVDSDSEDGLRAVIIRYDAETRQWQDVESLPLIDNYCSFQMSVANTNFYHTASCCPKSYPIDNEEAKMKISGRASDEILESLPPEVLSIEGAAICYYKDDVFIIGGWKNSDDIDKQYRKEAYRYCAERKRWMLLPPMPQPRCRATACHVRIPFRCLQGTQRYPMPQNLMWQKDRIRQMQERQMQEIHRHSLSLRRMPRSQIEC; via the exons ATGTCGGACAAGATGGCGGCGGCCGCTGCCTCCCCTCAGCCGCAgccgggccccggcccgccggcgGCGGAGGCGGAGAGTGGGGGCCCGCGCGGCGGCGGGGTGGATGgggaggcggaggcggaggAGTTCGGGTGCCCGGCGCACTGCTCCGACCTGGCCTGGCGGCAGAACGAGCAGCGCCGCCACGGCCTCTACTGCGACATCACTCTGGCCttcggcggcgggcggcccggggcggcccgCGAGTACCGGGCGCACCGCTCCGTCCTGGCCGCCGCCACCGAGTACTTCACGCCGCTGCTGTCGGGGGGCTTCGCGGAGTCGCGCTCAGGCCGCGTAGAGCTGCAGAAGTGGAGCTCGGAGGGCGGCCCCGACCCCGACACGGTGGAGGCCGTCGTCGGCTTCATGTACACCGGCACCATCCGCGTCAGCCCCGGCAACGTCCACGAGGTGCTGGAGATGGCCGACAG GTTTCTACTGACCCGGTTAAAAGAGTTCTGTGGAGAGTTTCTGAAGAAGAAGCTCAACCTCTCCAACTGCGTTGCGGTTCACAGCTTAGCCCACATGTATTCCTTGAATCAGCTGGCCCTCAAAGCTCAGGATATGATCAGGAGAAACTTCCACAAAGTTATCCAAGATGAGGAGTTCTACACTTTGCCCTTTCACCTCATCAGAGACTGGCTCTCAGACTCGGAGATCACAGTGGACTCTGAAGAAATCCTCTTTGAGACTGTTTTGAAGTGGGTTCAGAAGAATcctgaggaaagagagaagtaCTTTGAAGATCTCTTTAAACTGCTTAGATTGTCTCAGATGAAGCCCACTTACCTTACTCGCCACGTCAAATCTGAAAGGCTGGTATCAAGCAACGAAGCCTGTGTTAAATTAGTGTCTGAAGCCGTGGAGAGTCATGCCTTGCGGTCTGAGAACTTGCAGTCTGGTAATCTACAACATTCTGCTTGTCCTGTAGCGTTGTTGCCGCGTTTTGGACAAAACATGGACGTCATTATGGTGATTGGTGGTGTGTCGGAGGGAGGAGATTACTTGAGTGAGTGCGTAGGGTATTTCATCGATGAAGATAGGTGGGTAAACTTACCGCACATACATAATCATCTTGATGGGCATGCTGTTGCTGTGACAGAATCTTATGTTTATGTGGCTGGCTCCATGGAACCAGGGTTTGCCAAGACTGTAGAAAGGTACAatccaaacagaaatatttgggaGCAAGTGTCAAATCTAATAACCAGAAAGCATTCTTTTGGCCTTACTGAAGTTAAAGGAAACTTGTACAGTATTGGTGGACATGGCAATTTCAGTCCTGGCTTTAAAGATGTGGCCATTTATAATCCCGAGCAAGACAAATGGCTTAACCTGGAGTCAGCACCAAAGATTCTTCGTGATGTCAAAGCTGTTTCTGTAGAAGACCGGTTTGTTTATGTGGCTGCTCGTACCCCCGTTGACAGTGATAGCGAAGATGGATTGAGGGCAGTTATTATCAGATACGATGCTGAAACAAGGCAGTGGCAGGATGTGGAGTCTCTGCCACTCATTGATAATTATTGCTCTTTTCAGATGTCTGTTGCTAACACAAACTTTTACCATACAGCATCGTGCTGCCCCAAGAGTTACCCTATAGATAATGAGGAAGCCAAGATGAAGATCTCTGGCAGAGCCTCAGATGAAATACTTGAAAGCTTACCCCCAGAGGTTCTTAGCATTGAAGGAGCAGCTATTTGTTATTATAAAGATGATGTTTTCATCATTGGGGGGTGGAAGAACAGTGATGATATTGACAAGCAATACAGGAAAGAGGCCTATCGTTACTGTGCTGAGAGAAAGCGCTGGATGCTTTTGCCTCCTATGCCTCAGCCTCGCTGCAGAGCAACAGCCTGCCACGTGAGAATTCCCTTCAGATGCTTGCAGGGAACACAAAGATACCCTATGCCACAAAATTTGATGTGGCAAAAAGATAGAATAAGGCAGATGCAGGAAAGGCAGATGCAGGAAATACACCGACACTCCCTAAGCTTACGGAGAATGCCACGCTCGCAGATTGAGTGCTAG
- the FKBP10 gene encoding peptidyl-prolyl cis-trans isomerase FKBP10 encodes MAPGSLVLLLSILGALGLGDPGPLEDVVIDRYYIPKICLREVQMGDFIRYHYNGTFKDGKKFDSSYDRGATVAGVVGVGRLITGMDRGLQGMCVNERRHLIVPPHLGYGSIGVAGLIPPDATLYFDVIMLDIWNKNDKLQITTLSKPEHCNRTVENSDFVRYHYNGTLLDGTPFDSSYSKDSTYDTYVGTGWLIKGMDQGLLGMCAGEKRSIIIPPFLAYGEKGYGTVIPPQASLVFSVLLVDFHNPKDGVFLEYLEVPESCKRRAVTGDFVRYHYNGTLMDGTLFDSSYSRNHTYNTYIGKGYIIPGMDQGLQGVCMGERRRVVVPPHLAYGENGAGDKIPGSAVLIFDVHIIDFHNPADPVEIETVYRPEGCNVTTRDRDFVRYHYNCSLLDGTKLFSSHDYEKPQEVTLGANKVIEGLNSGLLNMCVGERRVVIVPPHLGHGESGARGVPGSAVLRFEVELISMEEGVPEGYLFIWHGEPPANLYEQMDLNKDGEIPAEEFSTFIKTQVAEGKGRLMPSSDPEKVIADMFRNQDRNQDGKITSEELKLKSDEDQEKIHEEL; translated from the exons ATGGCCCCGGGCAGCCTCGTCCTCCTCCTGAGCATcctgggggccctggggctgggTGACCCCGGCCCCCTGGAAGACGTGGTGATAGACAGATACTATATCCCCAAAATCTGCCTGCGGGAAGTCCAGATGGGGGATTTCATTCGCTACCACTACAATGGGACCTTTAAAGATGGCAAAAAGTTTGACTCCAG CTACGACCGAGGGGCCACGGTGGCCGGTGTGGTGGGCGTCGGGCGGCTGATCACTGGCATGGATCGGGGCCTGCAGGGCATGTGCGTGAATGAGCGGCGTCACCTCATCGTGCCCCCCCACCTGGGCTACGGCAGCATCGGCGTGG CGGGGCTGATCCCCCCAGATGCCACCTTGTACTTCGACGTCATCATGCTGGACATCTGGAACAAGAATGACAAGCTGCAGATCACCACTCTCTCCAAACCGGAGCACTGCAACCGCACAGTGGAGAACTCGGACTTCGTGCGGTACCACTACAACGGCACGCTGCTGGATGGCACCCCCTTCGACTCCAG CTACAGCAAGGACAGCACCTACGACACCTACGTGGGCACCGGCTGGCTGATCAAGGGCATGGaccaggggctgctgggcatGTGCGCCGGGGAGAAGAGGAGCATCATCATCCCCCCGTTCCTTGCCTACGGGGAGAAGGGCTACG GGACCGTGATCCCACCGCAGGCCTCGCTGGTGTTCAGCGTGCTGCTGGTGGACTTCCACAACCCCAAGGACGGCGTCTTCCTGGAGTACCTTGAGGTGCCGGAGTCCTGCAAGCGCAGGGCTGTGACTGGGGACTTTGTCCGCTACCACTACAACGGCACGCTCATGGACGGGACGCTCTTCGACTCCAG CTACTCCCGCAATCACACCTACAACACCTACATCGGGAAGGGCTACATCATCCCCGGCATGGACCAGGGCCTGCAAGGGGTCTGCATGGGAGAGAGGCGGCGGGTGGTCGTCCCCCCACACCTGGCCTACGGGGAGAACGGAGCAG GGGACAAAATTCCCGGCTCAGCTGTGCTCATCTTCGACGTCCACATCATTGACTTCCACAACCCTGCGGACCCAGTGGAGATCGAGACCGTGTACCGGCCCGAGGGCTGCAACGTCACCACCCGCGACAGAGACTTCGTCCGCTACCACTACAACTGCTCTTTGCTGGATGGCACCAAGCTCTTCTCCTC ccacGACTACGAGAAGCCCCAGGAGGTGACTCTGGGGGCCAACAAGGTGATCGAGGGCCTGAACAGTGGCCTCCTCAACATGTGCGTGGGGGAGAGGCGGGTGGTCATCGTCCCCCCCCACCTGGGCCACGGGGAGAGCGGAG CCCGGGGGGTGCCCGGCAGCGCCGTGCTGCGCTTCGAGGTGGAGCTGATCTCCATGGAGGAGGGGGTGCCCGAGGGCTACCTCTTCATCTGGCACGGGGAGCCGCCGGCGAACCTCTACGAGCAGATGGACCTCAACAAGGATGGGGAGATCCCTGCTGAGGAG TTCTCCACCTTCATCAAGACCCAGGTGGCAGAAGGGAAAGGCCGCCTCATGCCCAGCTCCGACCCGGAGAAAGTCATCGCCGACATGTTCAGGAACCAGGACCGCAACCAGGATGGAAAGATCACCTCCGAGGAGCTGAAGCTGAAGTCGGATGAGGACCAGGAGAAGATCCACGAGGAGCTCTGA
- the NT5C3B gene encoding 7-methylguanosine phosphate-specific 5'-nucleotidase isoform X2: MGIIRSLREQGMNKLQVISDFDMTLSRFGCNGRRCPTSHNILDNSRVISEDGKKKLKDLLHYYYPIEIDPNRTPAEKCPLMVEWWTKAHELLSQQKIQKGDIAQIVRESDVMLRDGFNELFDQLHKYNVPLFIFSAGVGDILEEIIRQANVFYSNVNVVSNYMDFDDNGVLMCFKGPLIHTYNKNNSVLQGTEYFQQLSTRTSIILLGDSMGDLTMADGVPSVENILKIGFLNDKVEEQRGKYLDAYDIVLESDETLDVVNGILRYILIET; the protein is encoded by the exons ATGGGGATAATCCGGTCCCTCAGGGAGCAGGGGATGAACAAGCTGCAG GTCATTTCTGACTTCGACATGACGCTGAGCAGGTTTGGGTGCAACGGCAGACGCTGTCCCACTTCGCACA ATATCCTTGATAACAGTCGTGTTATCAGTGAGGATGGCAAGAAGAAG CTGAAAGATCTGCTGCACTATTACTATCCCATTGAAATCGATCCCAACCGGACCCCGGCAGAGAAATGTCCCCTCATGGTGGAGTG GTGGACCAAGGCCCACGAGCTGCTGTCGCAGCAGAAGATCCAGAAGGGTGACATAGCCCAGATAGTCAGAGAATCGGACGTGATGCTGAG GGATGGATTCAATGAATTATTTGATCAGCTGCATAAGTACAACGTCCCCTTGTTCATCTTCTCTGCTGGCGTCGGCGACATCCTTGAAGAGATTATCCGTCAGGCCAACGTCTTCTACTCAAACGTCAATGTGGTGTCCAACTACATGGACTTCGACGATAAT GGAGTCCTCATGTGTTTCAAGGGACCTCTCATCCACACCTACAACAAGAACAACAGCGTCCTGCAGGGTACGGAGTAtttccagcagctgagcacTAGGACGAGCATCATCTTGCTGGGGGACTCCATGGGTGATCTGACGATGGCAGATGGTGTTCCCAGTGTGGAGAACATCCTCAAGATTGGCTTTCTCAATGACAAG GtggaagagcagagggggaAGTACCTGGATGCCTACGACATTGTGCTGGAGAGCGATGAGACGCTGGATGTGGTCAACGGGATTCTCCGGTACATCCTTATCGAGACGTGA
- the KLHL10 gene encoding kelch-like protein 10, which translates to MMRLIIEYAYTRTVPVTADNVESLLTAADQFNIMGIIRLCCEFLKSQLCLENCIGICRLTDYYHCPDLREAAYVFILHHFEEMTKVSTEFLDLSVNELKHIIEKDELNVKQEDAVFEAILKWIAHDPQNRRQHIAVLLGKVRLALMQAEYFMNNVKTHDYVKDNEECKVLIINALTEMYNLNMHGPSYSDFANPLSRPRLPYAILFAIGGWSGGSPTNAIETYDARADKWVNVTCEQESPLAYHGAAYLKGFVYVIGGFDSVDYFNSVKRFDPLKKTWQQAAPMHSRRCYVSVAVLNNFIYAMGGFDGYMRLNTAERYEPETNQWTLIAPMHEQRSDASATTLHEKVYICGGFNGNECLITAEVYDATTNQWTFIAPMRSRRSGVGVIAYGNEVYAVGGFDGVNRLRSVEAYNPVANTWRTVHTMFNPRSNFGIEVVDDLLFVVGGFNGFTTTFNVECYDENANEWYDVHDMGIYRSALSCCVVPGLSNVGEYVARRDCYVDNSSKEVRFTSSASSLPV; encoded by the exons ATGATGAGGCTCATTATCGAGTATGCCTACACCAGGACAGTACCGGTCACGGCTGACAACGTTGAAAGTTTGCTAACCGCAGCAGACCAGTTCAACATCATGGGCATCATCAGACTGTGCTGCGAGTTCTTAAAATCCCAGCTATGCTTGGAAAATTGCATCGGCATCTGCAGACTCACAGATTATTACCACTGCCCCGACCTGCGAGAAGCAGCCTATGTGTTCATCCTGCATCACTTCGAGGAGATGACCAAGGTGTCTACAGAGTTTCTAGACCTCTCTGTCAACGAGCTAAAGCACATCATTGAGAAGGATGAGCTCAATGTGAAACAAGAAGATGCTGTGTTTGAGGCTATTCTGAAATGGATTGCTCACGACCCGCAGAACAGGAGGCAGCACATTGCAGTCTTGCTGGGCAAG gtTCGACTGGCACTGATGCAAGCAGAATACTTCATGAACAATGTCAAAACGCACGATTACGTGAAGGACAACGAGGAGTGCAAAGTTCTCATCATAAACGCACTGACAGAAATGTACAATCTAAATATGCACGGCCCATCTTACTCGGATTTCGCCAACCCGCTCAGTCGGCCTCGCCTGCCCTATGCCATCTTGTTTGCTATCGGAGGCTGGAGCGGGGGGAGCCCGACCAACGCCATTGAGACATACGATGCCCGTGCAGACAAGTGGGTGAACGTCACGTGCGAGCAAGAAAGCCCCCTTGCCTATCATGGTGCTGCTTATTTAAAAGGCTTTGTCTACGTTATCGGAGGATTTGACAGCGTGGATTATTTCAACAGCGTCAAGCGGTTTGacccactgaagaaaacatggcagcaggctgcaccCATGCACTCGCGGCGCTGCTACGTCAGCGTCGCCGTTCTCAACAACTTCATCTACGCCATGGGAGGGTTTGATGGATACATGCGCCTCAACACAGCAGAACGGTACGAGCCAGAGACGAACCAGTGGACACTGATTGCCCCCATGCACGAGCAGAGAAGCGATGCTAGTGCGACCACGCTGCATGAAAAG GTGTATATATGTGGTGGGTTCAACGGAAATGAATGCTTGATCACAGCTGAAGTGTACGATGCCACAACAAATCAATGGACCTTTATAGCCCcaatgagaagcagaagaagTGGAGTAGGTGTGATCGCATACGGAAACGAAGTGTATGCG GTAGGAGGATTTGATGGAGTCAACCGGCTTCGGAGCGTGGAAGCATACAACCCCGTTGCCAACACGTGGCGCACAGTCCACACCATGTTCAATCCTCGCAGCAACTTTGGCATTGAAGTGGTGGATGATCTGTTGTTTGTGGTTGGTGGCTTTAATGGTTTTACCACGACTTTCAACGTTGAGTGTTACGATGAAAATGCTAACGAGTGGTACGATGTTCATGACATGGGCATATACCGTAGTGCTctgagctgctgtgtggtgCCAGGTCTATCTAATGTTGGGGAGTACGTTGCCAGACGAGACTGCTACGTGGACAACTCTTCAAAGGAAGTCAGGTTCACTTCTTCAGCAAGTAGCCTGCCTGTATAA